A portion of the Adhaeribacter radiodurans genome contains these proteins:
- a CDS encoding choice-of-anchor tandem repeat GloVer-containing protein, protein MKPVLLIFPAAKITHSQKVNSHLKVSSTLSQNSNLAYFFICLVFTFFLLSTTLLFAQDELVGLTSSGGQEGAGTAFSIRSNGTNFKVQKNFAKSGYSPYGSLIKGPDGNFYGMTYQGGANNQGTIFKIAPSGTITTIINFISSVTGSNPQGSLTLGSDGNFYGMATYGGGTGYGTIFKITPTGNFTLLRNLNNAIDGRYPQGNLVQGSDGGFYGLTYQGGTNNYGTIFKITPSGTFTVLKQLDNTTTGRYPQGSLIRATDGNFYGMTYQGGENNYGTIFRITPSGIFTVRRHLDYSLSGANPRGSLIQGTNGVLYGMTYTGGANNYGTIFRMTLSGTFTVLRHLAYSSDGGNAQGSLTQGSDGNFYGLTSVGGTNSSGTVFKITPAGLYTVLHNLDNINDGRNPLGSLVQGSSGIFYGMTSSGGPGGYGTIFRTTAAGVFSVLVHFPESDNGHTPLGSLIQARNGNFYGITSVGGTYGYGTVFRFCDGASSTLHSFNSSTSGSNPQGSLVQGADNNFYGLTQNGGTSGYGTIFKITASGTLTVLRSLAYATDGGNPTGDLIQSGGNFYGMTYRGGTNSYGTIFRISPSGTFTVLKHLESATTGRNPSGSLVKGTDGNFYGTMSEGGANSYGTIFKMTPSGTFTVLRHLDSSNDGRYPYGNLIQGSNGNLYGLTNRGGLFGEGTIFKISIGGTFSVLHHLDYYNDGGRPQGSLVQGSDNSFYGVTPEGGFFSGGTIFKITASGTFSVLRQLDPVTDGSKPMGELVIRKANPVANAQSITTTEETGKAITLTGSASGTSLVYTIVTPPANGTLSGSGATRTYKPKANFSGKDSFKFKVVWGCQESVVKTVSITVTNVNDAPVLATIGDKNATTGSPLKFTATATDPDAGQSKIFSLIGAPAGATINANSGAFAWTPATDGSYLFKVRVADNGTPPLFDEEVITVTVSAGIVQFNRSVPTTSNSEITKLIRLYPNPVTDRFTVNLPEPVTQISTSIVNTAGAEVMLNGHQQTSPDQIQVNVGQLKAGMYLFHLQLDQKRQVLKFIKR, encoded by the coding sequence ATGAAACCAGTTTTACTAATTTTCCCCGCTGCCAAAATTACCCACTCTCAAAAAGTTAATTCTCACCTGAAAGTAAGTTCCACGCTTAGCCAAAATAGTAATCTGGCTTATTTCTTTATTTGTTTAGTATTTACCTTTTTTTTATTATCAACTACTCTACTGTTTGCGCAAGATGAGTTAGTAGGGCTTACCTCCAGTGGTGGTCAGGAAGGAGCCGGTACCGCTTTTAGTATCCGCAGCAATGGCACTAATTTCAAAGTTCAGAAAAATTTTGCCAAATCGGGTTATTCGCCTTATGGCAGTTTAATAAAAGGGCCAGATGGCAACTTTTATGGCATGACTTATCAGGGAGGTGCCAATAACCAAGGCACCATATTTAAAATTGCTCCAAGCGGCACCATTACCACTATTATTAATTTTATTTCTTCAGTTACGGGTAGTAATCCGCAGGGCAGCTTAACATTAGGCAGCGATGGTAATTTTTACGGAATGGCTACTTATGGAGGAGGAACTGGGTATGGTACTATTTTTAAAATAACACCTACTGGTAATTTCACACTATTACGCAATTTAAATAATGCTATCGATGGCAGATACCCGCAAGGTAATTTGGTGCAGGGCAGCGATGGCGGTTTTTACGGCCTGACTTATCAAGGTGGCACTAACAACTATGGCACTATTTTTAAAATTACTCCTTCGGGTACCTTTACCGTTCTCAAACAGTTAGATAATACTACCACCGGAAGATATCCGCAAGGCAGCTTAATCAGAGCAACGGACGGTAATTTCTATGGCATGACTTACCAGGGCGGCGAGAATAATTACGGCACTATTTTCCGGATAACTCCCAGTGGGATTTTTACCGTGCGGCGCCATTTAGATTATAGCCTTTCCGGAGCTAATCCGCGCGGCAGTTTAATACAAGGTACCAACGGAGTTCTATACGGGATGACTTATACCGGAGGTGCCAACAACTACGGCACTATTTTCAGAATGACTTTAAGCGGTACGTTTACTGTGCTGCGTCATCTTGCTTATTCCAGCGATGGCGGTAATGCCCAGGGTAGTCTTACGCAAGGTAGCGATGGCAATTTCTACGGGTTAACTTCGGTAGGTGGTACCAACAGTTCTGGTACCGTTTTCAAAATAACCCCCGCAGGATTGTATACCGTACTCCACAACCTGGATAATATTAACGATGGCCGCAATCCGTTGGGTAGTCTGGTACAAGGCAGCAGTGGTATTTTTTATGGTATGACTTCTAGCGGCGGCCCGGGTGGTTACGGTACTATTTTTAGAACTACGGCAGCCGGTGTTTTTTCTGTACTCGTCCATTTTCCCGAATCGGATAATGGCCATACACCTTTAGGAAGCTTGATTCAGGCGCGTAATGGCAACTTTTACGGCATTACTTCGGTGGGTGGTACGTACGGCTACGGTACTGTTTTTAGATTTTGCGATGGTGCTTCTTCTACTTTACATTCTTTTAACTCGAGTACGAGCGGCAGCAATCCGCAGGGTAGTCTGGTGCAAGGTGCCGATAACAACTTTTACGGCCTCACCCAAAATGGAGGCACAAGTGGTTATGGCACTATTTTTAAAATTACCGCAAGTGGTACTCTTACCGTTTTACGCAGTTTAGCTTATGCCACCGACGGTGGTAACCCGACCGGGGATTTAATTCAAAGTGGGGGAAACTTTTACGGCATGACGTACCGGGGCGGCACTAATAGTTACGGCACTATTTTCCGCATTAGTCCTTCGGGTACCTTCACCGTTCTGAAACATTTAGAAAGTGCTACTACCGGACGAAACCCATCGGGCAGTTTAGTAAAAGGAACCGATGGTAACTTTTACGGTACCATGTCGGAAGGGGGCGCTAATAGTTACGGTACTATTTTTAAAATGACCCCCAGCGGTACTTTTACCGTTTTGCGCCACCTGGATAGCTCCAACGATGGCAGGTACCCGTACGGCAATTTAATACAAGGTAGTAATGGTAATTTGTATGGCTTGACCAACCGTGGAGGTTTATTTGGAGAGGGTACTATTTTTAAAATTAGTATTGGCGGCACTTTTTCGGTGTTGCACCACCTGGATTACTACAATGATGGTGGTCGGCCGCAAGGCAGTTTAGTACAGGGTAGCGATAATAGTTTCTACGGGGTAACTCCGGAAGGCGGCTTTTTCAGCGGCGGCACTATTTTTAAGATTACTGCGAGCGGCACTTTTTCGGTATTACGACAATTAGATCCGGTAACGGATGGAAGTAAGCCCATGGGGGAATTAGTAATACGCAAAGCAAACCCGGTAGCCAATGCCCAAAGTATTACTACCACCGAAGAAACAGGTAAAGCCATCACGCTCACTGGCTCTGCGAGTGGCACTTCTCTTGTTTATACCATTGTTACTCCACCTGCTAATGGTACGTTATCGGGCTCCGGAGCTACCCGCACCTACAAGCCTAAGGCAAATTTTTCCGGAAAAGATTCTTTTAAATTTAAAGTTGTTTGGGGCTGCCAAGAATCTGTGGTTAAAACAGTTTCTATCACGGTTACCAACGTAAACGATGCGCCGGTACTAGCTACCATTGGCGATAAAAATGCGACCACTGGCTCCCCGCTTAAATTTACCGCGACTGCCACCGACCCGGATGCGGGCCAAAGCAAAATTTTTTCTTTAATTGGGGCACCAGCCGGAGCCACTATTAATGCGAATTCTGGAGCCTTCGCCTGGACACCCGCTACCGATGGTAGTTATCTGTTTAAAGTAAGAGTTGCCGATAATGGTACTCCCCCACTCTTCGACGAAGAAGTTATTACCGTAACGGTTTCGGCGGGTATAGTTCAGTTCAATCGTTCCGTACCTACTACCAGTAATTCAGAAATTACTAAATTAATCAGACTCTACCCTAATCCGGTAACCGATCGATTTACCGTAAACTTACCCGAACCTGTCACTCAAATTTCCACTTCTATTGTAAATACCGCCGGAGCCGAAGTAATGCTTAACGGACACCAACAAACTAGCCCAGATCAAATTCAGGTAAACGTGGGGCAACTAAAAGCTGGTATGTATCTATTTCATCTGCAACTAGACCAGAAAAGGCAAGTTCTTAAGTTTATTAAGAGATAA
- a CDS encoding VWA domain-containing protein produces MINTELYIGVLKKVTEREAQSNKYYTGWIESPQIERTFFHPNALASKDQINFIGEDKLVTFGINLKKTKTGDRQDATNCNLNCENYIIKELLNYDTPVLELIFRYAKPSLIQKISRRIRNIENRTLEDEIKIKIANIKSRLPKECNNAKVIENDVLVPSIPLEPNSTTFSFLQTIFHANTPEYNVNLFRILVEGIKTIENAEVYDQAKFLLEYNKKESVVGYEDLTASFYQKSTNDYKFKLWFDGITDYCDTDILKDKFETGDDAVKHNILQRCKGSENGYLVLDNQVKKTTEIEEVYFSGIKRLILQELGKAKKSIQIAVAWFTNAELFDMLCNKLEEGVKVELIIINDYINNWEYGLPFEKFVSLNGKLYFSDYPALMHHKFCIIDEDVIFNGSYNWTYYADSINNENIMLLKGKHHLVKAFLGEFDKLKSKLGEVQIPIVPFDASQIHRFERMAYRNYLSKDVEFKAREVKNSNVIYSDELISQALKLYPENTGAENYKLQIAPEVALDHSIIEVQKIVAENLITETTEIISKEIKEQDTNNKSEIIKNISEEVPVEKVASINDSEANLQSNKSSLISEKNISESKVSSPLLTVNETSKKTHASPIIISNNKPTNVVGVPPNFTQHNSARIELPKTLSPITSFAIPSSAAQGYMFENLQLVFALDYSNSMENYGKNEGYKLYSSGKIQKVINMIFAISKGLTSEQNIDLFLFEKKSVRLPIKVTKHNYQNFIEKEILNKYEMNGTDIYAPIADIHKNYIDAKINKIVFVILITDGENNSTASNEQMLKYFQENGDTSIFWQFVGLGAQFTFLEKLEAVSSNVSFFQLNDVQQLSNDDLKNRLLQKFPKWYAEVKSKVVE; encoded by the coding sequence ATGATCAATACTGAATTGTATATCGGAGTACTTAAAAAAGTAACTGAGAGAGAGGCTCAAAGCAACAAATATTATACTGGCTGGATTGAAAGCCCTCAAATAGAGCGGACCTTTTTTCATCCAAATGCTTTAGCTAGTAAGGACCAAATTAATTTTATTGGTGAAGATAAATTGGTAACCTTTGGAATAAATTTAAAAAAAACCAAAACAGGTGATAGGCAAGATGCTACTAACTGCAACTTGAATTGTGAAAATTACATAATTAAAGAATTGTTGAATTATGATACACCTGTTTTAGAATTAATTTTTAGGTATGCAAAACCAAGCTTAATTCAAAAAATTTCTCGAAGAATCCGAAATATAGAAAATAGAACACTCGAAGACGAGATAAAAATCAAAATAGCTAACATCAAAAGTAGGCTTCCTAAAGAATGCAATAACGCTAAAGTAATAGAAAATGATGTTTTGGTTCCTTCAATACCATTAGAACCTAATAGCACAACTTTCTCCTTTTTGCAAACTATTTTTCATGCTAACACACCTGAATACAATGTAAATTTATTTAGAATTTTAGTTGAAGGCATTAAAACAATTGAAAATGCAGAAGTTTATGATCAAGCTAAATTTCTATTAGAATATAATAAGAAAGAATCTGTAGTAGGCTATGAAGACCTTACTGCTAGTTTTTACCAAAAATCTACCAACGATTATAAGTTTAAGCTTTGGTTTGATGGTATAACAGATTATTGTGATACTGATATTCTTAAAGATAAATTTGAAACTGGAGATGATGCAGTAAAACATAACATTTTACAGAGGTGCAAAGGAAGTGAAAACGGCTATTTGGTTTTAGACAACCAAGTTAAAAAGACAACAGAGATAGAAGAAGTATACTTTTCAGGTATTAAAAGATTAATCTTACAAGAGCTTGGGAAGGCAAAAAAATCTATCCAGATAGCTGTAGCCTGGTTTACAAATGCTGAATTGTTTGATATGCTTTGTAACAAGTTAGAAGAAGGTGTTAAGGTTGAATTAATAATAATAAACGATTATATAAATAATTGGGAGTATGGCTTGCCGTTCGAGAAGTTCGTTAGTTTGAATGGAAAATTATATTTCAGTGATTATCCAGCATTGATGCATCATAAATTTTGCATTATTGATGAAGATGTAATCTTTAATGGTTCATATAACTGGACATACTATGCTGACAGTATCAATAATGAAAATATAATGCTTTTAAAGGGCAAACATCATCTTGTCAAAGCATTTTTAGGTGAGTTTGACAAATTGAAAAGCAAGTTAGGGGAGGTGCAAATACCTATAGTACCATTTGATGCATCCCAAATTCATCGATTCGAAAGAATGGCATATAGAAATTATCTTTCTAAAGATGTAGAATTTAAAGCAAGAGAGGTTAAGAATTCTAATGTAATTTATTCAGATGAATTAATTTCTCAGGCATTAAAATTATATCCAGAAAATACAGGTGCAGAGAACTATAAATTGCAGATTGCTCCAGAAGTAGCTTTAGACCACTCCATTATTGAAGTACAAAAAATTGTAGCTGAGAACCTAATTACGGAAACAACCGAAATAATAAGTAAAGAAATTAAAGAGCAAGATACTAATAATAAAAGTGAAATAATTAAAAATATTTCTGAAGAAGTTCCAGTTGAGAAAGTAGCATCCATTAACGATTCAGAAGCAAATCTCCAGAGTAATAAATCATCTTTAATATCTGAGAAAAATATTTCTGAATCGAAAGTTTCTAGCCCCTTACTTACTGTTAATGAGACTTCTAAAAAAACCCATGCATCACCCATTATAATTTCTAATAATAAGCCGACTAATGTTGTTGGGGTACCTCCAAATTTTACTCAACATAATTCTGCCAGGATTGAGCTCCCTAAAACATTAAGTCCTATTACTTCCTTTGCGATTCCAAGTTCCGCAGCACAAGGATATATGTTTGAGAACCTTCAACTGGTTTTTGCTTTAGATTATTCAAATTCAATGGAGAACTATGGTAAGAACGAAGGCTATAAACTTTATTCTTCAGGAAAAATCCAAAAAGTCATAAACATGATTTTTGCAATAAGCAAAGGCTTAACATCAGAGCAAAACATTGATTTATTTTTATTCGAGAAAAAGTCCGTTAGATTGCCAATAAAGGTTACTAAACATAATTACCAAAATTTTATAGAAAAAGAAATATTAAATAAGTATGAGATGAATGGAACTGATATTTATGCACCTATTGCGGATATTCATAAAAACTATATTGATGCGAAAATAAATAAAATAGTGTTTGTAATTCTAATTACAGATGGAGAGAATAATAGTACAGCTTCAAATGAACAAATGCTGAAGTATTTCCAGGAAAATGGAGATACTTCGATTTTTTGGCAATTTGTTGGTCTAGGAGCCCAGTTCACCTTTTTGGAAAAATTAGAAGCTGTTTCTAGCAATGTAAGCTTTTTTCAGTTAAATGATGTCCAACAGCTTTCAAATGATGATCTTAAAAATAGACTCTTGCAAAAGTTTCCTAAATGGTATGCGGAAGTTAAATCGAAAGTAGTAGAATAA
- a CDS encoding AAA family ATPase, with protein sequence MIKHISNRVAWHDNKWNGTICQHPAGNTFCIHLPRIYQEKNENAEEVLANRSWSNLKLHELPPCKAEGGAFMNELSYKRQFNHPYNKRGGKDIPHLNLRPTTVEIPPFTTFTVPFWWMLRGNQAQIDNLYPGNPKDADSPFPSAWVYGRERQETILKTFFEPVTEDKSLSIFYVKGANPVDEDSRRLIVGIGIIKKKSSIIKYDSVADYTYPLWDRLITHGIRPDDPTSEGILLPYHDYLALPEDYVLKTKDGKKTKNDLLDEIKLTLQETATRQEAIEEFTHGTEWLNNSTVLVVLGKLRSIVERIKEHGIASGFWDNHLMWIDRQVGQVKEAMGPFPSFANALQAIGFQYGHSLEEDLRAQGILGIKDNPWNAWEDVLSGRLTIRPRTYSKDLPFLKDTWFSESGERKELLQLLSRLELTEKQIKNWFELTSRRKLDFTCTDSELLTNPYLIAEKDTGDQEHYPIAVETIDNGLFEDKAIQGEYVPKEPQLVKSPLDPRRLRAIIIDILKRAAENGDTLLAVNEITETLNTLNLRRPVQIPANYIAANIEFLKEQLNHLSTDDIQALQLKIYEKIESSLRKIVLARAKRELEPLGEDWEKLIVNTIRKNGKDFDPGNNRHVAALHDQRRALQLITSRKLSVLHGPAGTGKTTVMGALFSCSALKSEGILLLAPTGKARVKLGKMAGGEAYTIAQFLTRQKRFDWDRMKPKFTGESQYKGEQNVIIDECSMLTEDDLFAIFQALDQAHVKRIILVGDPYQLPPIGAGRPFADICAKLETLEETDPDFKAASSLARIKEIVRTAQGEDSDTLMLASWFSGMKPSKNADIIFSKLGNNTQLNDLQLSCWQNEEELITKLNETLVNVLNLDHAKDYDKLNAFLGISYIEKKGKSIPEIDTQRIEAFQLLSPVKAPYWGSFNLNRKFQQQFRKGIQGGINIGEYQIGLFDKVIQTINEKKNCFPGDKEFQLSNGQLGLVQGLNYGFANVSFAGIDEKVTFGYKGQGQAENESSNIELAYAITVHKSQGSDFEYVFLIIPKTGRIISRELIYTALTRAKKKLILLVEGTDPHWLINLSKPQFSTTAKRNTHLFKSAVRESKSEIPFAAGLIHKTKKEGLLVRSKSEVIIANMLLEKGIKFEYEREFKGKNGQKRIPDFSFIDAAGDLVILEHLGMMAVPSYREDWEKKLKFYQENGFALNENLFITSESENGGIDSIAIERIIAQIEEVCDVGF encoded by the coding sequence ATGATAAAACATATTTCAAACCGAGTTGCGTGGCACGATAACAAATGGAATGGTACTATATGCCAGCACCCGGCCGGAAACACTTTTTGTATTCACCTTCCTCGAATATATCAGGAAAAAAATGAAAATGCGGAAGAAGTACTTGCAAATCGGTCCTGGTCAAACTTAAAGCTTCACGAATTGCCGCCCTGTAAAGCCGAAGGTGGGGCCTTTATGAACGAGTTATCATATAAAAGGCAATTCAATCATCCCTATAATAAACGTGGTGGAAAGGATATTCCGCACTTGAATTTACGACCTACAACAGTCGAAATACCTCCTTTTACAACCTTTACTGTTCCGTTTTGGTGGATGCTCCGAGGAAACCAGGCCCAAATAGATAATCTATATCCAGGAAATCCCAAAGATGCAGACAGTCCTTTTCCTTCGGCATGGGTATATGGCCGGGAAAGACAGGAAACCATTTTGAAGACCTTTTTTGAACCTGTTACAGAAGATAAATCACTAAGCATTTTTTATGTAAAGGGAGCTAATCCAGTTGATGAAGATAGCCGGAGACTAATTGTTGGGATTGGTATTATTAAAAAGAAATCATCCATTATAAAGTACGATTCAGTTGCTGACTATACCTATCCACTTTGGGATAGGTTAATCACCCATGGGATCCGCCCGGATGACCCAACCAGCGAAGGTATTTTGCTGCCATACCACGACTATTTAGCTTTGCCGGAAGATTACGTACTTAAAACCAAAGATGGAAAGAAGACAAAAAATGATTTACTGGATGAAATAAAACTCACTCTACAGGAAACAGCTACCCGGCAGGAAGCCATAGAAGAATTTACCCACGGCACCGAATGGCTAAATAATAGTACCGTTCTAGTGGTTTTGGGTAAGCTGCGCAGCATCGTTGAACGCATAAAGGAACACGGAATTGCCTCTGGTTTTTGGGATAACCACCTGATGTGGATAGATCGGCAGGTTGGCCAGGTAAAAGAAGCTATGGGGCCTTTCCCTTCCTTTGCTAATGCTCTTCAAGCTATTGGTTTTCAGTACGGCCATAGCTTGGAAGAAGACTTACGTGCGCAGGGAATCTTAGGCATAAAAGATAATCCTTGGAATGCCTGGGAAGATGTATTGTCCGGAAGGCTAACCATAAGGCCACGTACTTATTCAAAAGACTTACCTTTTCTTAAGGATACCTGGTTCAGTGAAAGTGGGGAAAGAAAAGAATTATTACAACTTTTATCGCGGCTTGAGTTAACAGAAAAGCAAATAAAAAATTGGTTTGAGCTAACCAGCCGCAGGAAACTAGATTTTACCTGCACCGACTCGGAACTATTAACTAACCCTTACCTAATTGCGGAAAAAGATACTGGTGATCAAGAGCATTACCCGATTGCTGTAGAAACCATAGACAACGGGCTATTTGAAGATAAAGCTATTCAGGGCGAATATGTACCCAAAGAACCGCAACTAGTTAAGTCTCCATTAGACCCTAGAAGATTAAGGGCCATTATAATAGATATTCTAAAAAGGGCCGCCGAAAACGGAGATACATTACTCGCGGTAAATGAAATTACCGAAACTCTTAATACTTTAAACTTAAGAAGACCGGTACAAATCCCAGCAAACTATATTGCCGCAAACATCGAATTCCTTAAAGAACAACTGAATCATCTTTCTACTGATGATATCCAGGCATTGCAATTAAAAATTTATGAAAAAATTGAGAGCTCTTTAAGGAAAATAGTTTTGGCCCGAGCGAAAAGGGAATTAGAGCCATTAGGAGAAGATTGGGAAAAACTGATAGTAAATACTATCCGGAAAAACGGTAAAGATTTTGACCCGGGAAACAACAGACATGTTGCTGCTTTACACGATCAGAGAAGAGCTTTACAACTTATTACTAGCCGGAAATTATCCGTGCTACATGGCCCAGCCGGTACGGGAAAAACTACTGTAATGGGTGCACTATTTAGCTGTAGCGCCTTAAAAAGTGAAGGCATATTATTATTAGCTCCCACCGGTAAGGCCAGGGTAAAATTGGGAAAAATGGCGGGAGGAGAAGCTTATACAATCGCCCAGTTTTTAACCCGTCAGAAACGTTTTGACTGGGATCGGATGAAACCAAAATTTACCGGGGAAAGCCAATATAAAGGGGAACAAAATGTAATCATTGATGAATGTTCCATGTTGACGGAAGATGACCTCTTTGCCATCTTCCAGGCTTTGGATCAGGCACACGTCAAGCGGATTATATTAGTGGGTGACCCTTATCAATTACCACCCATTGGTGCTGGTAGACCATTTGCCGATATTTGTGCTAAACTGGAAACACTGGAAGAAACTGATCCGGATTTTAAGGCAGCCTCTTCCTTGGCCAGAATTAAAGAGATAGTAAGAACAGCACAAGGCGAAGATTCTGATACCTTAATGCTAGCTTCCTGGTTTTCTGGTATGAAACCTTCTAAAAATGCTGATATTATTTTCTCTAAGCTGGGAAACAATACTCAGCTGAATGATTTGCAATTGAGCTGCTGGCAAAATGAAGAAGAACTCATTACTAAATTAAATGAAACCCTGGTAAACGTTCTTAACCTTGACCATGCTAAGGATTATGATAAGCTGAATGCCTTTTTAGGAATTTCCTATATTGAAAAAAAAGGAAAAAGTATTCCGGAAATCGATACCCAACGAATTGAGGCCTTCCAATTATTAAGTCCGGTAAAAGCGCCGTACTGGGGTTCTTTTAATTTAAACAGAAAATTCCAACAGCAATTTAGAAAAGGTATTCAAGGGGGTATCAATATAGGCGAATACCAAATAGGCTTATTTGATAAAGTAATCCAAACCATTAACGAGAAAAAGAATTGTTTTCCAGGGGATAAAGAATTTCAGCTTTCTAATGGACAATTGGGCTTAGTACAAGGTTTAAATTATGGTTTTGCTAATGTGTCTTTTGCAGGTATTGACGAAAAAGTAACATTCGGTTATAAGGGACAGGGACAAGCGGAAAATGAGAGCTCTAATATTGAATTAGCTTATGCTATTACCGTTCATAAAAGCCAAGGCAGCGATTTTGAGTATGTGTTCCTGATTATTCCCAAAACTGGACGAATTATTTCTAGAGAATTAATCTATACAGCCCTAACCCGGGCCAAGAAAAAGTTAATATTATTGGTGGAGGGAACTGACCCTCATTGGCTTATAAATTTATCAAAACCTCAGTTTTCCACTACTGCCAAACGTAATACCCATCTTTTTAAATCAGCTGTTCGGGAAAGTAAATCAGAAATACCATTTGCAGCTGGTCTTATTCATAAAACCAAAAAAGAAGGGCTCTTGGTCCGCAGTAAATCAGAAGTAATTATTGCCAATATGCTGTTGGAAAAAGGGATAAAATTTGAATACGAAAGGGAATTTAAAGGCAAAAATGGGCAAAAGCGTATACCGGATTTTTCATTTATTGATGCCGCCGGAGACCTAGTTATTTTGGAACACTTAGGAATGATGGCTGTGCCTAGTTATCGGGAAGATTGGGAAAAGAAACTAAAGTTCTATCAAGAGAATGGCTTCGCATTAAACGAAAACCTATTTATAACTTCAGAAAGTGAAAACGGTGGCATTGACTCCATAGCCATTGAAAGAATTATAGCTCAAATTGAGGAAGTTTGTGATGTGGGTTTTTAA